A single genomic interval of Aedes aegypti strain LVP_AGWG chromosome 1, AaegL5.0 Primary Assembly, whole genome shotgun sequence harbors:
- the LOC5574611 gene encoding uncharacterized protein LOC5574611 isoform X3, with protein sequence MKSLLIIGLSLCFVGVIVAYPEPLLFGGLTDILSTVLNTVKTALTTVANLVNLVNTALANAVASGNAALQTALTNVQTAAQSIESTLKSIVSSTLTSGPSTQLSTLSTQLSNALNNLNSIVSQVVAAGSSVPATLVNQLNTALATVSNVAAQAKSQVGSVPSLLGGLGGLLG encoded by the exons ATGAAGTCCCTGTTGATCATTGGCCTGAGCCTGTGCTTTGTAGGC GTCATCGTCGCTTATCCTGAACCCTTGCTGTTCGGAGGCCTCACCGATATCCTGTCAACCGTGTTGAACACAGTGAAGACCGCCCTCACGACCGTGGCCAATTTAGTTAACCTGGTCAACACCGCCCTGGCCAATGCTGTAGCCTCCGGAAATGCTGCCCTGCAAACAGCTCTGACTAACGTCCAAACTGCCGCTCAATCCATCGAATCCACACTGAAAAGCATTGTCAGCTCGACTCTCACTTCGGGACCGTCTACTCAGCTTAGCACTCTGTCGACACAGCTGTCGAACGCCCTGAACAACCTGAACTCCATCGTCAGCCAAGTCGTTGCTGCCGGAAGCTCTGTCCCAGCCACTTTGGTTAACCAGCTGAACACCGCCCTGGCCACCGTATCCAATGTGGCCGCACAAGCCAAGTCTCAAGTTGGATCCGTTCCGTCTCTTCTCGGTGGACTTGGTGGACTTCTGGGATAA